One segment of Hirundo rustica isolate bHirRus1 chromosome 21, bHirRus1.pri.v3, whole genome shotgun sequence DNA contains the following:
- the MTM1 gene encoding myotubularin isoform X2: MASSSTPKYNSNSLENSLSKRTLKDGTNWEQNEEIPRLPGETRVTDKDVIYMCPFNGPVKGRVYITNYRLYLRSVENDPVVILNVPLGVISRIEKMGGASSRGENSYGLDITCKDMRNLRFALKQEGHSRRDIFEVLTKYAFPQSHNLPFFAFVNEEKFPENGWMVYNPMSEYRRQGLPNERWRVTFINEHYGLCDTYPSLLVVPYNATDDDLKKVAAFRSRNRIPVLSWIHPETQAVIMRCSQPLVGMSGKRNKDDERYLDIIREANGQISKLTIYDARPNVNAVANKATGGGYEGEDAYPNAELFFLDIHNIHVMRESLKKLKDIVYPNVEESHWLSSLESTHWLEHIKLVLTGAIQVADKVSSGRSSVLVHCSDGWDRTAQLTSLAMLMLDSYYRTVEGFEVLVQKEWISFGHKFASRIGHGDKNHADADRSPIFLQFIDCVWQMSKQFPTAFEFNEQFLITILDHLYSCRFGTFLYNSEFLREKEKVTEKTLSLWSLINSEKSKYTNPFYSKELNRALYPVASMRHLELWVNYYIRWNPRIRQQPNPVEQRYVELLALRDDYIRRLEELQITNNSKISNSSASSTSPSQMVSHVQTHF, translated from the exons ACAAGGATGTTATTTATATGTGTCCATTTAATGGCCCCGTTAAAGGACGAGTGTACATCACAAACTACAGGCTGTACCTGAGGAGTGTGGAAAAT GATCCAGTTGTGATATTGAATGTACCATTGGGTGTAATTTCAAGGATTGAAAAAATGGGAGGAGCTTCAAGCAGAGGAGAGAACTCTTATGGATTAGATATAACCTGTAAA GATATGAGGAATTTACGGTTTGCATTAAAACAAGAAGGGCACAGTAGAAGAGATATATTTGAAGTCCTCACAAAATATGCTTTTCCCCAGTCACATAACTTG cctttttttgcctttgtaaatgaagaaaagtttcctgaaaaCGGATGGATGGTGTACAACCCGATGTCTGAATACAGGAGACAG GGGCTGCCTAACGAGCGGTGGCGAGTGACTTTCATTAACGAGCATTACGGGCTGTGTGACACGTACCCGTCGCTCTTGGTCGTGCCATACAATGCAACAGATGATGATCTCAAGAAAGTTGCTGCCTTCAGGTCCCGGAATAGAATCCCA GTTCTCTCTTGGATTCATCCAGAGACCCAAGCTGTAATCATGCGCTGCAGTCAGCCCCTGGTTGGAATGAGTGGCAAGCGGAATAAAGATGATGAAAGGTACCTCGATATCATCAGGGAGGCCAACGGGCAGATCTCCAAACTGACCATCTATGATGCAAGGCCCAATGTCAATGCAGTTGCAAACAAG GCAACTGGGGGAGGATATGAAGGTGAAGATGCATATCCCAACGCAGAACTTTTCTTCTTGGACATTCACAACATTCATGTCATGCGGGAATCTTTGAAGAAGCTGAAGGACATTGTTTATCCTAACGTGGAAGAATCACATTGGTTGTCAAGTCTGGAATCAACCCATTGGTTAGAACATATAAAG CTGGTGCTGACGGGAGCCATTCAGGTGGCAGACAAGGTGTCGTCGGGCCGGAGCTCGGTGCTGGTTCACTGCAGCGACGGCTGGGACCGCACGGCTCAGCTCACCTCCCTGGCCATGCTCATGCTGGACAGCTACTACAGAACCGTTGAAGGCTTCGAAGTTCTGGTGCAAAAAGAGTGGATAAGCTTTGGACACAAGTTTGCATCG AGAATAGGCCACGGTGATAAAAATCATGCTGATGCAGACAGATCACCCATCTTTCTCCAGTTTATTGACTGTGTGTGGCAGATGTCTAAACAG TTTCCTACGGCCTTTGAATTCAATGAGCAGTTCCTGATTACAATCCTGGATCACTTGTACAGCTGCCGGTTTGGCACTTTCCTGTATAACAGCGAGTTTCTCAGAGAAAAGGAG AAAGTGACTGAGAAAACGTTATCGTTATGGTCTTTGATAAACAGTGAGAAATCGAAATACACCAATCCTTTTTATAGTAAAGAGCTGAATCGAGCGCTCTATCCAGTAGCCAGCATGCGGCACTTAGAGCTCTGGGTCAATTACTACATCAGGTGGAACCCAAGGATTCGGCAACAA CCAAACCCCGTGGAGCAGCGTTACGTGGAGCTCCTGGCCTTGCGTGACGATTATATCAGGAGACTTGAAGAGCTTCAGATCACAAATAATTCTAAGATATCCAATTCATCAGCCTCATCAACATCTCCCTCACAAATGGTGTCCCACGTACAAAcacatttttga
- the MTM1 gene encoding myotubularin isoform X1 — MASSSTPKYNSNSLENSLSKRTLKDGTNWEQNEEIPRLPGETRVTDKDVIYMCPFNGPVKGRVYITNYRLYLRSVENDPVVILNVPLGVISRIEKMGGASSRGENSYGLDITCKDMRNLRFALKQEGHSRRDIFEVLTKYAFPQSHNLPFFAFVNEEKFPENGWMVYNPMSEYRRQGLPNERWRVTFINEHYGLCDTYPSLLVVPYNATDDDLKKVAAFRSRNRIPVLSWIHPETQAVIMRCSQPLVGMSGKRNKDDERYLDIIREANGQISKLTIYDARPNVNAVANKATGGGYEGEDAYPNAELFFLDIHNIHVMRESLKKLKDIVYPNVEESHWLSSLESTHWLEHIKLVLTGAIQVADKVSSGRSSVLVHCSDGWDRTAQLTSLAMLMLDSYYRTVEGFEVLVQKEWISFGHKFASRIGHGDKNHADADRSPIFLQFIDCVWQMSKQFPTAFEFNEQFLITILDHLYSCRFGTFLYNSEFLREKEKVTEKTLSLWSLINSEKSKYTNPFYSKELNRALYPVASMRHLELWVNYYIRWNPRIRQQQPNPVEQRYVELLALRDDYIRRLEELQITNNSKISNSSASSTSPSQMVSHVQTHF; from the exons ACAAGGATGTTATTTATATGTGTCCATTTAATGGCCCCGTTAAAGGACGAGTGTACATCACAAACTACAGGCTGTACCTGAGGAGTGTGGAAAAT GATCCAGTTGTGATATTGAATGTACCATTGGGTGTAATTTCAAGGATTGAAAAAATGGGAGGAGCTTCAAGCAGAGGAGAGAACTCTTATGGATTAGATATAACCTGTAAA GATATGAGGAATTTACGGTTTGCATTAAAACAAGAAGGGCACAGTAGAAGAGATATATTTGAAGTCCTCACAAAATATGCTTTTCCCCAGTCACATAACTTG cctttttttgcctttgtaaatgaagaaaagtttcctgaaaaCGGATGGATGGTGTACAACCCGATGTCTGAATACAGGAGACAG GGGCTGCCTAACGAGCGGTGGCGAGTGACTTTCATTAACGAGCATTACGGGCTGTGTGACACGTACCCGTCGCTCTTGGTCGTGCCATACAATGCAACAGATGATGATCTCAAGAAAGTTGCTGCCTTCAGGTCCCGGAATAGAATCCCA GTTCTCTCTTGGATTCATCCAGAGACCCAAGCTGTAATCATGCGCTGCAGTCAGCCCCTGGTTGGAATGAGTGGCAAGCGGAATAAAGATGATGAAAGGTACCTCGATATCATCAGGGAGGCCAACGGGCAGATCTCCAAACTGACCATCTATGATGCAAGGCCCAATGTCAATGCAGTTGCAAACAAG GCAACTGGGGGAGGATATGAAGGTGAAGATGCATATCCCAACGCAGAACTTTTCTTCTTGGACATTCACAACATTCATGTCATGCGGGAATCTTTGAAGAAGCTGAAGGACATTGTTTATCCTAACGTGGAAGAATCACATTGGTTGTCAAGTCTGGAATCAACCCATTGGTTAGAACATATAAAG CTGGTGCTGACGGGAGCCATTCAGGTGGCAGACAAGGTGTCGTCGGGCCGGAGCTCGGTGCTGGTTCACTGCAGCGACGGCTGGGACCGCACGGCTCAGCTCACCTCCCTGGCCATGCTCATGCTGGACAGCTACTACAGAACCGTTGAAGGCTTCGAAGTTCTGGTGCAAAAAGAGTGGATAAGCTTTGGACACAAGTTTGCATCG AGAATAGGCCACGGTGATAAAAATCATGCTGATGCAGACAGATCACCCATCTTTCTCCAGTTTATTGACTGTGTGTGGCAGATGTCTAAACAG TTTCCTACGGCCTTTGAATTCAATGAGCAGTTCCTGATTACAATCCTGGATCACTTGTACAGCTGCCGGTTTGGCACTTTCCTGTATAACAGCGAGTTTCTCAGAGAAAAGGAG AAAGTGACTGAGAAAACGTTATCGTTATGGTCTTTGATAAACAGTGAGAAATCGAAATACACCAATCCTTTTTATAGTAAAGAGCTGAATCGAGCGCTCTATCCAGTAGCCAGCATGCGGCACTTAGAGCTCTGGGTCAATTACTACATCAGGTGGAACCCAAGGATTCGGCAACAA CAGCCAAACCCCGTGGAGCAGCGTTACGTGGAGCTCCTGGCCTTGCGTGACGATTATATCAGGAGACTTGAAGAGCTTCAGATCACAAATAATTCTAAGATATCCAATTCATCAGCCTCATCAACATCTCCCTCACAAATGGTGTCCCACGTACAAAcacatttttga
- the MTM1 gene encoding myotubularin isoform X3, with product MCPFNGPVKGRVYITNYRLYLRSVENDPVVILNVPLGVISRIEKMGGASSRGENSYGLDITCKDMRNLRFALKQEGHSRRDIFEVLTKYAFPQSHNLPFFAFVNEEKFPENGWMVYNPMSEYRRQGLPNERWRVTFINEHYGLCDTYPSLLVVPYNATDDDLKKVAAFRSRNRIPVLSWIHPETQAVIMRCSQPLVGMSGKRNKDDERYLDIIREANGQISKLTIYDARPNVNAVANKATGGGYEGEDAYPNAELFFLDIHNIHVMRESLKKLKDIVYPNVEESHWLSSLESTHWLEHIKLVLTGAIQVADKVSSGRSSVLVHCSDGWDRTAQLTSLAMLMLDSYYRTVEGFEVLVQKEWISFGHKFASRIGHGDKNHADADRSPIFLQFIDCVWQMSKQFPTAFEFNEQFLITILDHLYSCRFGTFLYNSEFLREKEKVTEKTLSLWSLINSEKSKYTNPFYSKELNRALYPVASMRHLELWVNYYIRWNPRIRQQQPNPVEQRYVELLALRDDYIRRLEELQITNNSKISNSSASSTSPSQMVSHVQTHF from the exons ATGTGTCCATTTAATGGCCCCGTTAAAGGACGAGTGTACATCACAAACTACAGGCTGTACCTGAGGAGTGTGGAAAAT GATCCAGTTGTGATATTGAATGTACCATTGGGTGTAATTTCAAGGATTGAAAAAATGGGAGGAGCTTCAAGCAGAGGAGAGAACTCTTATGGATTAGATATAACCTGTAAA GATATGAGGAATTTACGGTTTGCATTAAAACAAGAAGGGCACAGTAGAAGAGATATATTTGAAGTCCTCACAAAATATGCTTTTCCCCAGTCACATAACTTG cctttttttgcctttgtaaatgaagaaaagtttcctgaaaaCGGATGGATGGTGTACAACCCGATGTCTGAATACAGGAGACAG GGGCTGCCTAACGAGCGGTGGCGAGTGACTTTCATTAACGAGCATTACGGGCTGTGTGACACGTACCCGTCGCTCTTGGTCGTGCCATACAATGCAACAGATGATGATCTCAAGAAAGTTGCTGCCTTCAGGTCCCGGAATAGAATCCCA GTTCTCTCTTGGATTCATCCAGAGACCCAAGCTGTAATCATGCGCTGCAGTCAGCCCCTGGTTGGAATGAGTGGCAAGCGGAATAAAGATGATGAAAGGTACCTCGATATCATCAGGGAGGCCAACGGGCAGATCTCCAAACTGACCATCTATGATGCAAGGCCCAATGTCAATGCAGTTGCAAACAAG GCAACTGGGGGAGGATATGAAGGTGAAGATGCATATCCCAACGCAGAACTTTTCTTCTTGGACATTCACAACATTCATGTCATGCGGGAATCTTTGAAGAAGCTGAAGGACATTGTTTATCCTAACGTGGAAGAATCACATTGGTTGTCAAGTCTGGAATCAACCCATTGGTTAGAACATATAAAG CTGGTGCTGACGGGAGCCATTCAGGTGGCAGACAAGGTGTCGTCGGGCCGGAGCTCGGTGCTGGTTCACTGCAGCGACGGCTGGGACCGCACGGCTCAGCTCACCTCCCTGGCCATGCTCATGCTGGACAGCTACTACAGAACCGTTGAAGGCTTCGAAGTTCTGGTGCAAAAAGAGTGGATAAGCTTTGGACACAAGTTTGCATCG AGAATAGGCCACGGTGATAAAAATCATGCTGATGCAGACAGATCACCCATCTTTCTCCAGTTTATTGACTGTGTGTGGCAGATGTCTAAACAG TTTCCTACGGCCTTTGAATTCAATGAGCAGTTCCTGATTACAATCCTGGATCACTTGTACAGCTGCCGGTTTGGCACTTTCCTGTATAACAGCGAGTTTCTCAGAGAAAAGGAG AAAGTGACTGAGAAAACGTTATCGTTATGGTCTTTGATAAACAGTGAGAAATCGAAATACACCAATCCTTTTTATAGTAAAGAGCTGAATCGAGCGCTCTATCCAGTAGCCAGCATGCGGCACTTAGAGCTCTGGGTCAATTACTACATCAGGTGGAACCCAAGGATTCGGCAACAA CAGCCAAACCCCGTGGAGCAGCGTTACGTGGAGCTCCTGGCCTTGCGTGACGATTATATCAGGAGACTTGAAGAGCTTCAGATCACAAATAATTCTAAGATATCCAATTCATCAGCCTCATCAACATCTCCCTCACAAATGGTGTCCCACGTACAAAcacatttttga